A stretch of the Streptomyces sp. WMMB303 genome encodes the following:
- a CDS encoding AAA family ATPase has translation MNFGTQDPQGLHAPAELAWLRGVDAYTIGGYAQAEEEFRTAVRLDPGMADAWLGLHALRADTATALLRMHHHRERFGEQRARHGRTLNSWYWLGWWVQPVLEYERDLLLAHASHWLDGRHVAELDRALAGCPPVDADPQVRFLHACRAYLAKDWEGLVAHTEPLVDDPLLGIEAGLFAGMARVRLEMYGQAEPLLAAALMRCRSEQPQRKELRYWLARAREGTGRSAAALPLYRAVHRIDPTFMDTAARLTTIADSDGGGGTAEDLAAAVLSGSLGGPAPAAAPELFDRGTEPPGDPADPADCAAAGDGRSPGSSEFQEGGVRRKGPGSPPPGTTDGGEPADDTGTADPLLDPEADALRLEDSGDPAEPVRVDTGVLRERDTTAGDGSIPAGPSDPVLLAQALEELERMVGLEPVKRQVRALSAQLHMARLRAGQGLPVQPPKRHFVFSGPSGTGKTTVARILGRAFYALGLLGGDHLVEAQRADLVGEFLGQTAVKANELIDSALGGVLFVDEAYALSNSGYTKGDAYGDEALQVLLKRAEDNRDQLVVILAGYPEGMDRLLAANPGLSSRFTTRVDFPSYRPLELTAIGEVLAADNGDVWDEEALEELRSISGHVVDQGWIDELGNGRFLRTLYEKSCAYRDLRLSGYAGTPSRDDLATLRLPDLMQAYGEVLSGRGPDGSPPGPQPPPG, from the coding sequence ATGAACTTCGGCACGCAGGACCCCCAGGGCCTGCACGCCCCGGCCGAACTCGCCTGGCTGCGCGGGGTGGACGCGTACACGATCGGTGGATACGCGCAGGCCGAGGAGGAGTTCCGCACGGCGGTGCGACTCGATCCGGGGATGGCCGACGCGTGGCTGGGCCTGCACGCCCTGCGCGCCGACACCGCGACCGCGCTGCTGCGGATGCACCACCACCGGGAACGCTTCGGCGAGCAGCGCGCCCGGCACGGGCGCACCCTCAACTCCTGGTACTGGCTGGGCTGGTGGGTGCAGCCGGTGCTGGAGTACGAACGGGACCTGCTGCTGGCGCACGCCTCGCACTGGCTGGACGGACGCCATGTCGCCGAACTCGACCGAGCCCTGGCGGGCTGTCCTCCGGTGGACGCCGACCCGCAGGTACGGTTCCTGCACGCGTGCCGGGCCTACCTGGCCAAGGACTGGGAGGGGCTGGTCGCACACACCGAGCCGCTGGTGGACGATCCCCTGCTGGGCATCGAGGCCGGGCTGTTCGCGGGCATGGCCCGGGTCCGGCTGGAGATGTACGGGCAGGCCGAACCGCTGCTCGCGGCCGCCCTGATGCGCTGCCGAAGCGAGCAGCCGCAGCGCAAGGAGCTGCGCTACTGGCTGGCGCGCGCCCGGGAGGGCACCGGGCGCAGCGCGGCGGCGCTGCCGCTCTACCGTGCGGTCCACCGGATCGACCCGACGTTCATGGACACGGCGGCCCGGCTGACGACGATCGCGGACAGCGACGGTGGCGGCGGCACGGCGGAGGACCTGGCAGCCGCCGTGCTCTCCGGCTCGCTGGGCGGCCCCGCCCCGGCCGCGGCCCCGGAGCTGTTCGACAGGGGTACCGAACCGCCCGGCGACCCGGCGGATCCCGCCGACTGCGCCGCAGCCGGGGACGGCCGCTCCCCCGGCAGCTCGGAGTTCCAGGAGGGTGGCGTGCGCCGCAAGGGCCCGGGCTCCCCGCCGCCGGGCACCACCGACGGCGGGGAGCCGGCGGACGACACCGGGACCGCCGACCCGCTGCTGGACCCGGAGGCGGACGCGCTGCGGCTGGAGGACTCCGGCGACCCGGCCGAACCCGTCCGCGTCGACACGGGCGTGCTGCGGGAGCGCGATACCACCGCCGGGGACGGCAGCATTCCGGCCGGGCCCTCGGATCCGGTGCTGCTGGCACAGGCGCTGGAGGAGCTGGAGCGAATGGTCGGACTCGAGCCGGTCAAGCGCCAGGTCCGGGCGCTCTCCGCGCAGTTGCACATGGCCCGGCTGCGAGCCGGCCAAGGGCTGCCCGTCCAGCCGCCGAAGCGGCACTTCGTCTTCTCCGGCCCTTCCGGCACGGGCAAGACCACGGTGGCCCGCATCCTGGGCCGGGCCTTCTACGCGCTCGGGCTGCTGGGCGGCGACCATCTGGTCGAGGCGCAGCGCGCCGACCTGGTCGGCGAATTCCTGGGGCAGACAGCGGTCAAGGCCAACGAGCTGATCGACTCGGCGCTGGGCGGGGTGCTGTTCGTCGACGAAGCGTACGCGCTCTCCAACTCCGGTTACACCAAGGGCGACGCGTACGGCGACGAGGCGCTGCAGGTGCTGCTCAAGCGCGCGGAGGACAACCGGGACCAGCTCGTGGTGATCCTGGCCGGCTACCCGGAGGGGATGGACCGGCTGCTGGCGGCCAACCCGGGGCTCTCCTCCCGTTTCACGACCCGGGTCGACTTCCCCAGCTACCGCCCGCTGGAACTGACGGCGATCGGCGAGGTGCTGGCCGCCGACAACGGCGATGTCTGGGACGAGGAGGCGCTGGAGGAGCTGCGCAGCATCAGCGGGCACGTCGTCGACCAGGGCTGGATCGACGAGTTGGGCAACGGCCGCTTCCTGCGCACCCTGTACGAGAAGAGCTGTGCCTACCGGGATCTGCGGCTGTCCGGGTACGCGGGCACACCGTCCCGCGACGACCTGGCGACGCTCCGGCTGCCCGACCTCATGCAGGCGTACGGCGAGGTGCTGTCGGGGCGGGGGCCGGACGGCTCTCCGCCGGGTCCGCAGCCGCCACCGGGTTAG
- a CDS encoding hemolysin family protein, producing the protein MSLLQLLFAALLVLANGFFVGAEFALVSVRRSQIEPLAAGGSARARRVLRGLETLPQMMAAAQFGITVCSLTLGAVAEPTLAHLLEPAFHAARLPEALVHPVGYVIALAVVVFFHLVVGEMVPKNLAMAAPERTALWLGPALVAFARLTRPVTAALGTCATLVLRLFRVEPKDEVAAAFTSEQLNQLVDDSRQAGLLAPDEHERLADALELGSRPLTDVLLGRTELITVGTDVTPRQVEELTVRTGYSRFPVRSEDGGFLGYLHVKDVLDLEEADRAVPQRLWRPIATLRGELPLDDALTAMRAGASHLAAVADATGRVLGVAALEDVLEILVGEVHDPAHTDPGGPGPGRAAAAVPPAGAGGAVPGARRLPDVRGSGAEGANPVAAADPAESRPAPAPTAPRRTPA; encoded by the coding sequence ATGAGCCTGCTGCAACTCCTCTTCGCCGCACTGCTCGTGCTCGCCAACGGCTTCTTCGTCGGTGCCGAGTTCGCGCTGGTCTCGGTGCGCCGCAGCCAGATCGAGCCGCTCGCGGCCGGCGGATCGGCGCGCGCCCGGCGCGTGCTGCGCGGGCTGGAGACACTGCCGCAGATGATGGCGGCCGCGCAGTTCGGGATCACCGTCTGCTCGTTGACCCTGGGCGCGGTGGCCGAACCCACGCTGGCCCACCTGCTGGAGCCCGCCTTCCACGCCGCCCGGCTGCCCGAGGCGCTCGTGCACCCGGTGGGATATGTGATCGCGCTGGCCGTGGTCGTCTTCTTCCACCTGGTCGTGGGCGAGATGGTGCCCAAGAACCTGGCGATGGCGGCACCCGAGCGCACCGCGCTGTGGCTCGGCCCCGCGCTGGTCGCCTTCGCGCGGCTGACCCGGCCGGTCACCGCGGCACTCGGGACGTGCGCCACCCTCGTCCTGCGGCTCTTCCGTGTCGAACCCAAGGACGAGGTGGCGGCCGCCTTCACCAGCGAACAGCTCAACCAGCTGGTGGACGACTCCCGCCAGGCCGGCCTGCTGGCACCGGACGAACACGAGCGGCTGGCCGACGCGCTGGAACTCGGCTCCCGACCGCTGACCGACGTCCTGCTGGGCCGCACCGAGCTGATCACCGTCGGCACCGACGTCACTCCTCGCCAGGTGGAGGAGCTGACGGTGCGCACCGGCTACTCCCGCTTCCCGGTGCGTTCCGAGGACGGCGGCTTCCTCGGGTATCTGCACGTCAAGGACGTACTCGACCTGGAGGAAGCCGACCGGGCCGTACCACAGCGGCTGTGGCGTCCGATCGCCACACTCCGCGGCGAGCTGCCGCTGGACGACGCGCTGACAGCCATGCGGGCCGGCGCCTCGCACCTGGCCGCCGTCGCCGACGCCACCGGGCGGGTGCTGGGGGTGGCCGCCCTGGAGGACGTGCTGGAGATCCTGGTCGGCGAGGTGCACGATCCCGCCCACACCGACCCGGGCGGCCCCGGGCCCGGACGCGCCGCCGCCGCGGTGCCGCCCGCCGGGGCCGGAGGTGCCGTACCGGGCGCCCGGCGGCTGCCGGACGTCCGGGGCAGCGGCGCGGAGGGCGCTAACCCGGTGGCGGCTGCGGACCCGGCGGAGAGCCGTCCGGCCCCCGCCCCGACAGCACCTCGCCGTACGCCTGCATGA